The stretch of DNA AGCTGTACCAGTTCCGTAATATCTTTTTCCACTGCCAGGCCGCCGATTACTTTATCCTGCCACTGCACCGGCGCTGCATTAATCAGGACATGGGTTCCTTCGCAGGGTTGATGGTAGTGGCCCTTAAGCTCTTTCTTTTCGTGCATGCAATTGCTGATACGCAAGTTAGTGAAAAAATCTTCAATGCGGGCAGACAAAATTTTCTCTGCCTTAACCCCGTAAAGTTCTTCAGCTTTAGGGTTCCACACCACCACCCGGTGCTGTTTGTCAATGCCGCAAATGCTTTCATTAACCTGGCATAAAAGGGTTTCGAAATAACTTAGCACCCTGACCAACTCTTTTTGCAGGGCATTGGCTGCCTGCAGGGGATCAAGCATACCTGCCGGTCGATTGTGACTGTCTTTGATGACAGGTATTGCTGTAGGATTTTTTATCCATTGTTTAAACAGTTCATCAATGGTCAGCTGTTCGTTAATGAATAAAGCCGGTCGCCGTGCTACCGTGTGCAAAGCAGCATTTTCCGCCGCAAAGATTAAATCGCAAGCTAAAATAACCATGTGCCGGTCTTTGACACGCAATAACAAACCGCCCAAAAGGCCTGATTGCAGCAATCTCTGTCCTTCCTTTACAGAGATTGACTCATCAACTTCCTGGACAGGCAGATTGTGCAAATCACAGGCTTTTGGGTTAAATTCATGGTACCTCCCCATAGCCTCTCACATCCAGGTTACATTTTTTTCTTACGTTACCTTAAGAAAATTAATTCCACAGTACTGCAAAAATTCCTGCATCTGTTTGAATCTTTTTATGAACATGTGTCAAGTTGTGTGCAAGCAATTGACACATGTCATCTAGCCGCCTAAATATGCTTTTTTGACTTCGGGTGATTCCAGCAGTTCCCTGGCATCTCCCGCCAGGACAATTCGCCCGGTTTCAACCACATAGCCCCGGTGGGCAATAGACAAGGCCATTTTGGCATTTTGTTCCACCAGCAAGATGGTAGTACCCTGCTCATTTAATTCTTTGATAATGGAAAAAATTTCTTTTACCAAAATAGGCGATAAGCCCATAGAAGGCTCATCCAATAACAGCAGGCGTGGCTTGGACATCAAAGCACGCCCCATGGCCAGCATTTGCTGCTCGCCGCCGGATAAACTGCCTGCCAGCTGGTTTTTCCTTTCGCGCAGCCGGGGAAATCTGTTGTACACATGTTCCATGGATTCAGCCACTTCGCTTTTGTTTTTATTCAAAAAGGCACCCAGCTCAAGATTTTCGTATACGGGCATATTGGCAAAAATTCTGCGCCCTTCCGGCACTTGGGTCAACCCCATTTTAACTATTTCCGGTGTCGCCAAGCCGGTAATATCTTTGCCTTCAAAAACAACCCGGCCGCTTTTGGGTTTGAGCAAACCACATATGGTATTCAAGGTGGAGGTTTTGCCGGCGCCGTTTGCGCCAATCAGAGTAACGATCTGCCCCTGGGGAACCTCCAAAGAAATGCCTTTAAGGGCATGGATGGCACCGTAATATACATGAACGTCTTCCACTTTCAGCATTTAGGAGGCCTCCTCTCCCAGATAAGCTTCAATTACCCGCCGGTTGTTGCGAATCTCCTCCGGTGTGCCGATGGCAATAATTTGGCCGTAATCCAGCACGTAGATTATCTCGCAAACTCCCATCACCAGCGACATATCATGCTCAATCAGCAGGATGGTTAAATCAAATTGTTGCCTGATCCAGCGGATCAATTCCATTAATTCGTGGGTTTCCTGCGGATTCATGCCTGCGGCCGGTTCGTCCAACAACAACAGGCGGGGCTGGGTAGCCATCGCCCGAGCTATTTCCAACCGCCGCTGCTCACCATAGGGCAAGTTTTTAGCCAGTTCGTTATATTTATGTTCCAGTTTAAAAATCTTTAAAAGTTCCATGGATTTTTCATGTATTTCTTTTTCCCCGGCATAAAAACCCGGCAGCCGGCAGATTGCCCCCACCAGCCCGTATTTGGCGTGGCGGTGATAGGCAATCTTTAAATTGTCTATTACCGTCAGGTCATTAAACAGGCGTATGTTTTGAAAGGTCCGGGCTATGCCTCGATGGTTAATTTGGTATGGTTTTAAACCCACCAGGCTCTTGCCGTCCAGTTTTATATCACCGGAGGTAGGCAAATACACACCCGTCAACATGTTGAACACAGTTGTTTTACCTGCCCCGTTAGGACCGATCAAGCCCGCCAGAGCATTTTTGGGAAGTTGCATGTTAAAATTGGAAACAGCCTTTAAACCCCCGAAAGATATGGACAGGTCATTGACTGACAGCAGTGCCATGTTGTTTTTCCTCCTTATCTTTCGATTTTTTACGGAATAAGCGCAGGCTGAATTCCTTGGTTCCCATCAGGCCCTGGGGCCGGAACAGCATGATGATAATCAGCAGCAGCGCATATATAACCAAACGCAGTTCGGCAAATTTTTGCAAAGAAGCAGAGATAATGGTCAGCACAATGGCTGCTATAATCGAACCGGTTATACTGCCCTGTCCCCCCAATACCACCATAACTAAAATATCAAAGGATTTTAGAAAGTTAAAGGTGTTTGGTTGAATGGTATAAAAATAATGGGCATGCAAACCGCCGGCCAGACCGGCAAACAGCGAACCGATGGTAAAGGCCATTACCTTATACTTGGTTGTATGAATGCCCATGGCCTCGGCGGCAATTTCGTTTTCTCGGATAGATATAGTGGCTCTGCCGTGCGTAGAATTGACAAAGTTCCAAATGACCAGCACTGTCAACACGGTTAACCAAAAAACCCAGGTCCAGTTGGCTAATTTGGGGATGCCGGAAAGGCCATAGGCACCACCGATATAATCAATATTAACAATAAGGCCCCGAATGATTTCACCAAAACCCAGGGTGGCAATGGCCAGGTAATCACCACGCAGGCGCAGGGTAGGCAGACCTACCAGAACACCGCAAAGGGCAGCCAGCAACGCCCCCACCAGCAGGGCAATGATAAAAGGCAAGTGGGCCTTAAGGGTAATCATGGCAGCTCCGTAGGCACCCACGGCCATGAAGCCGGCGTGCCCGATGGAAAATTGTCCGTTAAAGCCGTTAATTAAGTTCAGGCTTACGGCCAATATTACGTTAATGCCGATTAAGATAAGGTTTAACTCATAGTAAGGATTAAGAATGCCGCCTTTAATCAGAAAATCGACCGCACCCCAAACAGCAATCAAAATTAATAAAATACCTATCTGCTTGCCGATTTTACGCTCGTACATTGACATCACCTACACTTTCTCCCGGACATTCTTACCAAACAAGCCGGCCGGTTTGACAATCAAAATAATGATCAGGATGATAAAGGCCACCGGGTCACGGTAAAGGGATTTACCATAACCGCTTACCATCGCCTCCACAATTCCCAACAAGAAACCACCGGTCATTGCTCCGGGGATGATGCCAATGCCCCCCAGTACGGCCGCTACAAAGGCCTTCAAGCCGGGCATAATACCCATCAAAGGATTAATGGCGTTATAATAAATTCCCACCAGCACGCCTGCCGCCGCCGCCAGGGCGGAGCCAATGGCAAAGGTTGCTGAAATGGTCTTATTAACATTGATACCCATTAATTGAGCTGTTTGTTTATCATGGGAAACAGCCCGCATTGCCTTACCGATTTTTGTTTTATGCACAATGTACTGCAGCAGTACCATTAATGCAACAGTAACCACCAGAATAATGATTTGGCGGTTGGTAATAACCAAATCACCGAAAAGTTTGTATTGCACTTCGGGCAAAACCTGAGGAAAGGTCCGTACTTGGGGCGTTACCATCAACATCATACCGTATTCCAGAAACAGTGAAACACCAATGGCGGTAATCAATGCGGCAATCCTCGGGGCGTTGCGCAATGGAGTGTAAGCCAGTTTCTCAATGACCATGCCCAGGATAGCGCAAACCACCATAGCTAACAGCAGAGCCGGTACAAAGGACCAGCCCAGAACGGCTGTGGCAAAAAAACCCAGATAGGCACCCACCATATAAATATCGCCGTGGGCAAAGTTAATTAATTGGACAATACCGTAAACCATTGTATATCCCAGGGCTATCAGCGCGTAGATGCTGCCCAGTGAAATACCGTTAATCAGTTGTTGTAAAAAAACTTCCAAAGATGCCACCCCAATTCGTTGTTTTGCAGACAGGTGAGGGGTTACCCCCTCACCTATAGAATGATCAGCCCGGTGATTTTAAGGATTTACATATGTTTTATAAACTTGCTTGCCGTCTTTCATTTCCAGAATAGCGGCACCCTTGATCGGGTTGTGGTTTTCGTCAAAGGACAGTTTTCCGGTAACAGCCTGTACATCTTTGGTTGCTTTGAGAGCTTCTTTAATTTTTTCAGGACTTCCGTCACCGGAACGCTTAATGGCATCAACAATCAGTATGGCCGCGTCATAACCGAGAGCAGCCATAGAATCAGGCACCTGACCGAATTTAGCTTTGTATTTTTCTACAAATGCCTTAACGTTAGGATCATCCTGTTCAGAGGAGTAGTGGTTGCTGAAATAGGTGTTGTTGAGAGCTTGGGCGCCGGCAATTTCGGCCAGCTTGGGAGAATCCCATCCGTCGCCGCCCAGGAAGGGAACCGTAATACCCACTTCACGTCCCTGTTTAACGATTTTACCAACCTGCTCGTAGTAGCCGGGGCAATATACAACATCAGGATTCAAACCTTTAATCTTGGTCAGGGTAGCTTTAAAATCCTGATCTTCCGGCACGAAGGCTTCCTCACCGAGAATATTGCCGCCTTGTTTGGTGAAAGATTCTTTAAAGAATTGAGCTAAGCCTTTGGAATAGGGAGAGTTGTTATCAACATAGATGACTGCTGTCTTGGCTTTCAGATCTTTAATGGCAAAGTTGGCCATTACGGTGCCCTGGAAGGGGTCAATAAAACATGCACGGAACACGTATTCGCGCACCTGTTTGCTATTGGGGTCCACAGTTACATCCGGGTTGGTGGCTGAGGTGGTTAAGACGGGGATTTTATTGTCGGCCGCCACCTGGATAAAGCCAAGGGTATCACCTGAGGTGGTAGCGCCAAGAATGGCTGCCACTTTATCCTGAGTGATTAAACGGGTGGCTACGTTGGCAGCTTCGGTGGCATCGGATTTGTTATCCAACTTAACAAACTTGATCTTTTTATTCAGCACTCCGCCGGCGGCGTTTACTTCATCGAAGTATAACTCGGCTCCGTTAGCCGCAGCTGTGCCAAAGGTAGCTACGTTACCGCTTAACTCAAAGTTACCGCCAATGACGATTTCATTGGCAGACGCAGCTTTTTGCTCTTGTTGAGCGCCACCGCTGCCGCAGCCAGCTGCTAAAACTGCCAGCATCACCATTACTGCCAAGAGGGCAGCAAAACGAACCTTTTTCATACTAATTAATCCCCCTCTGATTCTTTGCTCGGTGCACACTTGCTTTACCGCGTTAGACCTGTCAGTAGTTTAATCACCTCCCGATGCGACAAAATATTAGATTTGATTAAAAATTTCTACGAAAAAATATTCCACGACAGCGGTTGAATTCCTCCAGGCAGTATTTTAAAAAATAAGATTTTTTAAGAAAAATATTGTGTGCAGCATACTGACATAATTTGGCCGTTCTGTTCGCTTTGTTGGGTGCTAAACAGTATAAAAAATTAACCGCCCAACGGTTAGGGCGGGCAAACAAAACAACCCTGCCACCGAGAAAATCGGCTGACCAGGGTTGTTTGGCCGGAAAGTTCTGTTTTTATATTACACTTATTTTACAGCGGCCAGAATATCTGCTAAAACTTTGCTGATTTCTTGATCGCCGTTAATGTTTTTCAAAATTCCCTTTGCAGCATAATAGTCAATCAGGGGTTTGGTTTTTTCAATATAGGCATTTAAACGGGTGCCCACGGATTCTTCGTTATCGTCCGAGCGCTGGTACAGCTCACCGCCGCAGGTGTTGCATTTGCCTTCTTCTTTGGGAGGATTAAAAAGAACGTGATAGGAAGCGCCACAGCCTTTGCAAACCCGACGGCCAGTTAAGCGGGCCATTAATTTTTCCAGGGGTACTTCAATATTAATTACGCCGTCTAACTTAATGCCCATGTCCTGCAGGGTAGCATCCAGGGCGGCCGCCTGCTCAACAGTGCGAGGGAAGCCGTCCAACAGGAAACCTTGTTGGCAATCCGGCTGGGACAAGCGATCTTTAACCATACCAATTACTACTTCGTCAGGTACCAAGGCACCTTTATCCATGTATTCCTTGGCTTTTTTGCCCATTTCGGTACCTTCCTTAATTGCTGCCCGGAACATGTCGCCGGTGGAAATGTGGGTAATGTTTAATTCCTTAACCAATACTTCTGCCTGGGTGCCTTTGCCGGCGCCGGGGGGGCCCATGATTAATAAATTCACAACTATCCCTCCTGAATTAATTAATAAGCTCGTGCCTAATGATATTGTATATTATATCACAAACCGGTCAATATGAATTAGCAAGAAAAAACAAAAAATGTTTCCATTGGAAAGCGCCACACTTAAGTTTATAATAAAGAAAAATATGATGAAAGGAATGTAAAACCATGACTGTCAATGTTGACAAGTTTGTTCAGGAGCACCAGGAGGAAATTATCGCCCTGGTTAACAACAGTTTAAACCGGGCCGGTGATATAGTGGCCAAAAAGGTGCAATCAGGTGAACTGGGTGCCACTCTGCAAGATGTTTTGCCGGTCATGCTGTATGAGATATTACTCACAAATACCGTGGCAACCCTGCGGCTGGTGGCAGACATGCTGAATAACAGCACCGGACTAAACTAAAAGTTTTATCATTATCCTGACGGCATTAAGCAGTTAAACCCGGGGGCGTATCTGACAGCCGGTCATACTGCTGACGTAAACAGTTTTTAACCTGCCGGTGATGGCAGTATATTTTGTAACGGTGCAAAATAAAAAACATCCCGTTTCACTATAAGAGTGGACGGGATGCTTGTTTTTGGTGTTATATTGCTGTAGAAGTCGGGTGGCAGAACCGGAAACGACTTTGGGAAAAGCTACTTGGTTTCTTCTTTGGCAAAATCTTCTTTGGTAGCCCCGCAGGCACATTTCTGGGGACGGCAGCGGCCTTCTTTGGTGGCACCGCATTTTTGACATTTCCATACAGCCATTTATCTCAGCCTCCTTTTACTATAGAGTTTTTTGGGATCCGGTCATAAGCCGGCCGCTAACAGATAGCTGCTGTGGCTTGTTCGGCTGCCCGGCGGATATCATGTACCGCTTGCGCAGGATCAGGCGCCCCGAAAACGGCCGAACCGGCCACCAATACCCGGGCGCCCGCCCGGGCTACCAGAGGAGCTGTCTCGGCATTGATGCCGCCGTCCACTTCAATTTCAGCGGTCAATCCGTTTTGCTTGATTAAGCGGGAAAGTTCATCGATTTTAGGCAGTACCTGGGGAATAAATTTTTGCCCGCCAAAGCCGGGATTAACCGTCATTAATAAAACCAGATCCAGCAAAGGTAAGATGTATTGTATAACATTTAAAGGCGTATGGGGATTTAATGCAACCCCGACTTTCGCCCCGGTTTCCTTAATTTGCGTGACACAACGGTGCAGATGGGTGCAGGCTTCGGCATGAATACAGATTAAATCGGCCCCCGCTTGTACAAAGTCGTCAATATATCGTTCGGGTTGTTCAATCATCAAGTGAACATCAAAGAACATTTTGCTGTGCGGCCGCAGTGCTTTGACAAGCAATGGTCCCAAGGTAATGTTCGGAACAAAATGACCGTCCATCACATCAATATGAAGGTACTCGGCACCGGCTTGTTCAACCTTTTGCACAGATTGGGCAAGATGAGCAAAATCTGCTGATAAAATTGACGGTGCGATTTTAAGCATATTATTAGTATCTCCTCTCCTGCTGCAAAACTTCCTCTAAAAACATTAGGTAATGTTGGTACCGGGTCTGATTGATCAATCCCTGCGCTACGGCTGTTTTAACGGCACAATGGGGTTCGTGGCAATGCAG from Desulforamulus hydrothermalis Lam5 = DSM 18033 encodes:
- a CDS encoding ABC transporter ATP-binding protein encodes the protein MLKVEDVHVYYGAIHALKGISLEVPQGQIVTLIGANGAGKTSTLNTICGLLKPKSGRVVFEGKDITGLATPEIVKMGLTQVPEGRRIFANMPVYENLELGAFLNKNKSEVAESMEHVYNRFPRLRERKNQLAGSLSGGEQQMLAMGRALMSKPRLLLLDEPSMGLSPILVKEIFSIIKELNEQGTTILLVEQNAKMALSIAHRGYVVETGRIVLAGDARELLESPEVKKAYLGG
- a CDS encoding ABC transporter ATP-binding protein, with the protein product MALLSVNDLSISFGGLKAVSNFNMQLPKNALAGLIGPNGAGKTTVFNMLTGVYLPTSGDIKLDGKSLVGLKPYQINHRGIARTFQNIRLFNDLTVIDNLKIAYHRHAKYGLVGAICRLPGFYAGEKEIHEKSMELLKIFKLEHKYNELAKNLPYGEQRRLEIARAMATQPRLLLLDEPAAGMNPQETHELMELIRWIRQQFDLTILLIEHDMSLVMGVCEIIYVLDYGQIIAIGTPEEIRNNRRVIEAYLGEEAS
- a CDS encoding branched-chain amino acid ABC transporter permease, with amino-acid sequence MSMYERKIGKQIGILLILIAVWGAVDFLIKGGILNPYYELNLILIGINVILAVSLNLINGFNGQFSIGHAGFMAVGAYGAAMITLKAHLPFIIALLVGALLAALCGVLVGLPTLRLRGDYLAIATLGFGEIIRGLIVNIDYIGGAYGLSGIPKLANWTWVFWLTVLTVLVIWNFVNSTHGRATISIRENEIAAEAMGIHTTKYKVMAFTIGSLFAGLAGGLHAHYFYTIQPNTFNFLKSFDILVMVVLGGQGSITGSIIAAIVLTIISASLQKFAELRLVIYALLLIIIMLFRPQGLMGTKEFSLRLFRKKSKDKEEKQHGTAVSQ
- a CDS encoding branched-chain amino acid ABC transporter permease; the encoded protein is MEVFLQQLINGISLGSIYALIALGYTMVYGIVQLINFAHGDIYMVGAYLGFFATAVLGWSFVPALLLAMVVCAILGMVIEKLAYTPLRNAPRIAALITAIGVSLFLEYGMMLMVTPQVRTFPQVLPEVQYKLFGDLVITNRQIIILVVTVALMVLLQYIVHKTKIGKAMRAVSHDKQTAQLMGINVNKTISATFAIGSALAAAAGVLVGIYYNAINPLMGIMPGLKAFVAAVLGGIGIIPGAMTGGFLLGIVEAMVSGYGKSLYRDPVAFIILIIILIVKPAGLFGKNVREKV
- a CDS encoding ABC transporter substrate-binding protein — its product is MKKVRFAALLAVMVMLAVLAAGCGSGGAQQEQKAASANEIVIGGNFELSGNVATFGTAAANGAELYFDEVNAAGGVLNKKIKFVKLDNKSDATEAANVATRLITQDKVAAILGATTSGDTLGFIQVAADNKIPVLTTSATNPDVTVDPNSKQVREYVFRACFIDPFQGTVMANFAIKDLKAKTAVIYVDNNSPYSKGLAQFFKESFTKQGGNILGEEAFVPEDQDFKATLTKIKGLNPDVVYCPGYYEQVGKIVKQGREVGITVPFLGGDGWDSPKLAEIAGAQALNNTYFSNHYSSEQDDPNVKAFVEKYKAKFGQVPDSMAALGYDAAILIVDAIKRSGDGSPEKIKEALKATKDVQAVTGKLSFDENHNPIKGAAILEMKDGKQVYKTYVNP
- a CDS encoding adenylate kinase, which translates into the protein MNLLIMGPPGAGKGTQAEVLVKELNITHISTGDMFRAAIKEGTEMGKKAKEYMDKGALVPDEVVIGMVKDRLSQPDCQQGFLLDGFPRTVEQAAALDATLQDMGIKLDGVINIEVPLEKLMARLTGRRVCKGCGASYHVLFNPPKEEGKCNTCGGELYQRSDDNEESVGTRLNAYIEKTKPLIDYYAAKGILKNINGDQEISKVLADILAAVK
- a CDS encoding RCKP-type rubredoxin-like domain-containing protein, whose amino-acid sequence is MAVWKCQKCGATKEGRCRPQKCACGATKEDFAKEETK
- the rpe gene encoding ribulose-phosphate 3-epimerase; this encodes MLKIAPSILSADFAHLAQSVQKVEQAGAEYLHIDVMDGHFVPNITLGPLLVKALRPHSKMFFDVHLMIEQPERYIDDFVQAGADLICIHAEACTHLHRCVTQIKETGAKVGVALNPHTPLNVIQYILPLLDLVLLMTVNPGFGGQKFIPQVLPKIDELSRLIKQNGLTAEIEVDGGINAETAPLVARAGARVLVAGSAVFGAPDPAQAVHDIRRAAEQATAAIC